In Antechinus flavipes isolate AdamAnt ecotype Samford, QLD, Australia chromosome 3, AdamAnt_v2, whole genome shotgun sequence, a genomic segment contains:
- the NYX gene encoding nyctalopin yields MLSEVVILTKWPSFFSSPSCLFSPDGTSALCLLLPFLTHLCCCKVILCFPCAHAVWACVRTCPTGCTCTQERSCSVLCDRTGLLQIPSEFPCEASFINLDKNGIKFLAERAFGTLPSLRHLSLSHNNISFITPGAFKGLPNLVELRIAYNEDIRYLHTKTFASLRRLVRLDVAGCNLFSIPDRIFVDLPALQELSCFQNHFRRVPGAVRGMQNLTHLYLERNWIEAIAYNSLQGLGRLHSLSLQDNRISVVHAGAFQDCQRMEYLYLNDNLLHGLPGSSFEGLSHLKMLNLGGNSLSQVSRDWFQDLVELEVLYLDRNRIQSIEEGAFENLTSLVALHLNSNNLTSLPFSIFQPVYFLGRLYLFRNPWHCDCQLEWLKEWMESYGLVRDVTCASPSSVASGDLSLVDFRRSQEGLCLDPEELNLTAPSEAPSEGPPSATESRFSSLISKLLSPRAPLEDVANGTLGLANSSLLESLSSGLEGRLASKALTFWASLHLFLCDIVTRLNVG; encoded by the coding sequence ATGCTCTCTGAAGTTGTGATTCTTACTAAAtggccatcttttttttcctctccttcttgcCTTTTCTCCCCTGATGGAACCTCTGCTCTTTGCCTGCTTCTTCCCTTTCTGACCCACCTCTGCTGCTGCAAAGTGATTCTCTGCTTCCCCTGTGCCCACGCTGTCTGGGCCTGTGTTCGCACCTGTCCGACCGGATGCACCTGCACTCAGGAGCGCAGCTGCTCCGTGTTATGTGACAGGACGGGCCTCCTGCAGATCCCCAGTGAGTTCCCTTGCGAGGCCTCCTTCATCAACCTGGACAAGAATGGCATCAAATTCCTGGCAGAGCGGGCCTTTGGGACCCTGCCCTCCCTCCGACACCTGTCCCTGAGTCACAACAATATTTCCTTCATCACTCCAGGGGCCTTCAAGGGGCTGCCTAACCTAGTGGAGCTCAGGATTGCCTACAATGAGGACATCCGCTACCTGCACACAAAGACTTTTGCTTCTCTCCGACGCCTGGTCAGGCTGGACGTGGCCGGCTGCAACCTGTTCAGCATCCCTGACCGAATCTTTGTGGACCTCCCTGCCTTGCAGGAGCTTTCCTGCTTCCAGAACCACTTCCGTCGGGTGCCCGGGGCTGTCAGGGGGATGCAGAACCTGACCCATCTCTACCTGGAACGAAATTGGATCGAGGCCATTGCCTACAATTCCCTGCAGGGCCTGGGCCGGCTGCACTCCCTGAGTCTGCAAGACAACAGGATCAGCGTGGTGCATGCAGGTGCATTCCAGGACTGCCAGAGGATGGAGTACCTCTACCTGAACGACAATCTCCTCCACGGTCTCCCAGGGAGCTCCTTTGAGGGCCTGAGCCACCTAAAGATGCTCAACCTTGGGGGCAACTCCCTGAGCCAAGTGTCCAGGGACTGGTTCCAGGACCTGGTGGAGCTGGAAGTACTCTACCTGGACAGGAACAGGATACAGTCCATCGAGGAAGGGGCCTTTGAGAACCTCACCAGCCTCGTGGCCCTGCACCTCAACAGCAATAACCTCACCTCCTTGCCCTTCTCCATCTTCCAGCCGGTCTACTTCCTGGGCCGTCTCTACTTGTTCCGGAACCCTTGGCACTGTGACTGCCAGTTGGAGTGGCTCAAGGAATGGATGGAGAGTTACGGACTCGTCCGGGACGTCACTTGTGCCTCCCCATCCTCCGTGGCCAGCGGAGACCTGAGCTTGGTGGACTTCCGCCGGTCCCAGGAGGGGCTCTGCCTGGACCCCGAGGAGCTGAATCTCACGGCCCCCAGCGAGGCCCCCTCGGAGGGGCCTCCCTCCGCCACGGAGAGCAGATTCAGCAGCCTCATCTCCAAGCTCCTGTCCCCAAGGGCTCCACTGGAGGACGTGGCCAATGGCACCTTGGGCTTGGCCAACAGCTCGCTGCTGGAGAGCCTTTCCTCAGGCCTGGAGGGGAGGCTGGCAAGCAAGGCCTTGACGTTTTGGGCCTCTCTTCACCTATTTCTATGTGATATAGTGACAAGACTGAATGTGGGATGA